The Zalophus californianus isolate mZalCal1 chromosome 7, mZalCal1.pri.v2, whole genome shotgun sequence genome includes a region encoding these proteins:
- the RPL10A gene encoding 60S ribosomal protein L10a isoform X2 yields MSSKVSRDTLYEAVREVLHGNQRKRRKFLETVELQISLKNYDPQKDKRFSGTVRLKSTPRPKFSVCVLGDQQHCDEAKAVDIPHMDIEALKKLNKNKKLVKKLAKKYDAFLASESLIKQIPRILGPGLNKAGKFPSLLTHNENMVAKVDEVKSTIKFQMKKVLCLAVAVGHVKMTDDELVYNIHLAVNFLVSLLKKNWQNVRALYIKSTMGKPQRLY; encoded by the exons ATGAG CAGCAAAGTCTCCCGCGACACCCTGTACGAGGCGGTGCGGGAAGTCCTGCACGGGAACCAGCGCAAGCGCCGGAA GTTTTTGGAGACGGTGGAACTGCAGATCAGTCTGAAGAACTATGACCCTCAGAAGGACAAACGCTTCTCGGGCACCGTCAG GCTTAAGTCCACTCCCCGCCCCAAGTTCTCCGTATGTGTTTTGGGGGATCAGCAGCACTGTGATGAGGCCAAGGCAGTGGATATTCCCCACATGGATATTGAGGCGCTGAAGAAACTcaacaagaataagaaattagTTAAGAAGTTGG CCAAGAAGTATGACGCCTTTTTGGCCTCAGAATCTCTGATCAAGCAGATTCCACGAATCCTGGGCCCAGGCCTGAATAAGGCTGGCAAGTTCCCTTCCTTGCTGACCCACAATGAAAACATGGTGGCCAAAGTGGATGAAGTGAAGTCCACCATCAAATTCCAGATGAAGAAG GTGCTGTGTCTGGCAGTGGCTgttggccatgtgaagatgacagATGACGAGCTTGTGTACAACATCCACTTAGCAGTCAATTTCCTGGTGTCCTTGCTCAAGAAGAATTGGCAGAACGTCCGGGCTTTATACATCAAGAGCACCATGGGCAAGCCCCAGCGCCTGTACTAA
- the RPL10A gene encoding 60S ribosomal protein L10a isoform X1, translating into MRECNSFFSGYCGAKNHEVSGAGGAIRPHPRFLAPCSKVSRDTLYEAVREVLHGNQRKRRKFLETVELQISLKNYDPQKDKRFSGTVRLKSTPRPKFSVCVLGDQQHCDEAKAVDIPHMDIEALKKLNKNKKLVKKLAKKYDAFLASESLIKQIPRILGPGLNKAGKFPSLLTHNENMVAKVDEVKSTIKFQMKKVLCLAVAVGHVKMTDDELVYNIHLAVNFLVSLLKKNWQNVRALYIKSTMGKPQRLY; encoded by the exons ATGCGCGAATGCAATTCCTTCTTTTCCGGTTACTGCGGCGCGAAGAATCATGAGGTGAGTGGCGCTGGGGGAGCCATCCGCCCCCATCCGCGATTCCTGGCACCCTG CAGCAAAGTCTCCCGCGACACCCTGTACGAGGCGGTGCGGGAAGTCCTGCACGGGAACCAGCGCAAGCGCCGGAA GTTTTTGGAGACGGTGGAACTGCAGATCAGTCTGAAGAACTATGACCCTCAGAAGGACAAACGCTTCTCGGGCACCGTCAG GCTTAAGTCCACTCCCCGCCCCAAGTTCTCCGTATGTGTTTTGGGGGATCAGCAGCACTGTGATGAGGCCAAGGCAGTGGATATTCCCCACATGGATATTGAGGCGCTGAAGAAACTcaacaagaataagaaattagTTAAGAAGTTGG CCAAGAAGTATGACGCCTTTTTGGCCTCAGAATCTCTGATCAAGCAGATTCCACGAATCCTGGGCCCAGGCCTGAATAAGGCTGGCAAGTTCCCTTCCTTGCTGACCCACAATGAAAACATGGTGGCCAAAGTGGATGAAGTGAAGTCCACCATCAAATTCCAGATGAAGAAG GTGCTGTGTCTGGCAGTGGCTgttggccatgtgaagatgacagATGACGAGCTTGTGTACAACATCCACTTAGCAGTCAATTTCCTGGTGTCCTTGCTCAAGAAGAATTGGCAGAACGTCCGGGCTTTATACATCAAGAGCACCATGGGCAAGCCCCAGCGCCTGTACTAA